A window of Picosynechococcus sp. PCC 7003 genomic DNA:
GAGACGCAAAAGATTAGGGTTTCACCAAAATCAAGGGACTCGCAGGAAAAAGAGAGGGATAAGCAATCTCCGGTTTCGGCAGTTAAGGACGGCACACTTCAGACAACGGCTGGGGCACAAGATCAACAGACGGAAAAGGTGGATGCGGTGGTGAATTCCCAAGCTAAGACTCATTTGGAACGGCTTGATGAGCTAGGGATTGTGCTGAATCCTGCTCTGGTGCGGTTGGTGAAGACAACGGCGGCAGAAATCATTGAAGGGGCGATCGCCGCCTATCGACAATATCGCCGTGACCACTATGTGAAAAATCCAGCGGGCTTTTTTGTCTATGCGGTAAAAAATGCGGTGGCGAATAATCACACCAGTGAGAAAGCAAATTTCTTTTACTGGTTTGAGGCAATGCGTAAAATTGGCCGCCTGGGTTATTACGAAGAGGTAGATGGCGATTATCTAGTACGGGATGGTATTCATCTAGTGTCCTGGCAAGTGCTAGTGGAACGGGGCTGGACTTGTGAGTATTTGCAAAAACGACTGCGGGGCTAACTTAGCTCGCACTCTCGGTAAAGTAGAGATTTACAACGATCTTTGAAATCTGCTTTTCAGATCTCAAACACCAATCACACCACAAAAAACCATGGCGATTACTATTGCACTACCCGATGAGCTTGCGGAACAATCCATGGCCCTTGCCGCCCACCTCGACCTTTCCCTTGAGGCTTTGGCGGTGATGGCCCTAGAAGAAATCCTGGATAAACATCGACGCCAGTCACCAGCGGATTTGGACTTGGCGCAAAAAATGAAAATTGTCCAACGTGGAATTGAGAAATATCAGCAAGCCTTAATTGAGTTATCCCAATGAAAGAACCGATTTGGTTAAATGCCGCAGATATTTATGGCATCCATCAAGCAGTGATTGCAGCATCAGGTGGACAGCCCGGTATTTTAGCGGCGGGATCCATTACAGCCAGTCTGTATAAAGCGAAAAATGCCTTCTACTATTCCCAGACTCAAGATCTGCGGGATTTAGCAGCAGTGTATGCTTATGCTTTTACCAAAAATCACTGCTTTGTCGAAGCGAATGAACAAGTAGCCTTGATTGTTGTCTACACTTTTTTAGCAATTAATGGTGTTGAATTAAATGCACCGCCAGCGGAGGCTGCCAGGCTGTTTCGGGAAATATCTATGGGCCAAGCCCTCCAGGTTACAGAAATCGAAAAGATATCTCGCTGGTTAAAACGTCATACCTAGTTCAAAGCCTGGAGATTGGTTGCGCTGGTTGGTTACCCATAACGTTATGGGTAATCGCGCTAATGATTTATGTTCGGAGCCTAAAGCCTCTCAAGCTTGGATTATTTCTCTCTTTCGCAATCTTCAAAAAAAAAATTTAGCGACTTTATCCGAATCTGGAACGCCCCTTGCTCTTAGGGATTGAAGGATTCAATTTTTTTTCTATGTCGCACCCCATTTATCTCAAACCCACTCGTTTGGTGGAAACCCTCAGCATTCCCCTCAGTTTGTTATTGCTGAAATCGGGACAGCCGTCTTGGGCAATGATTCCCCTCTGTATCTATGCCCTTCTGTTCACTCCCCAAGGGCTACGGGCATTTCAACGGTTAAAACCTCGGTCTAAATTCCTTGCGGCCCTGACTGGGTTAGCGATGCTGGGTTTATGCATCAGTCCTCCGGTAATGGCGATTGAATATTCTTTCCTCTTGCAAGCCACTCAAACAGCGATGGAAACCTGTATTTTTAGTCAGATTGCGGGTTTAGCGGTATTGTCTGGGTTAATTTTTACAGCGATTCGGGGGAGCGTTGTCCTCGGTTTAGCGTTCGTTGCCTTTGAGGCTTGGCAGGAAAAACGCAAACAGCAGGATTCCTCGGAGCAAATCAAAACCATTGTTTATGCGATTGTCTCCATCGTGGTGGTCGGGGCAATTGAACCGCTCATCATGGGCAGTGGTTGTGGGGGTTAAGGATCATGTCTGTGAAAAATACGAAGGTTAATAAGTCTTTTCGTCGCCGCGCCAATTTCTTTATCTTTAGCCCTGAACACATTATCCCGTTTGGCTTGTCGCTGTTTTTTGGCTTTATCGTCGTCGGGGTTTGGTGCCAAGCAAATTTTATCTGGGTGATGGTCTATACCTGTGCGCCCTTCGTCACTTGGCTGATTGTTGCGGGTCAGTCTCCCGCCAGAACGGCGGCGAAATATCACCATCCACCCCGGTGGCGGCGTGGTCGGGGTCGCCATTCTGTGTGGCTCAAACGCCAGTCTACCCCCGCCATTAGTCAGCAAATTTTACGTCAGGAGGATTTACGCTAATGGGTTTAGCTACGGCAATTCAGACGTTACGGGGGAATCTCCCGACGGATTATTTACCAGCAATTGAGAATTTCTTGGATCTTGCCAAAATTGTTTGTCTGCGGAAAGGAGGTCATGATATTTGGGCGATCGCCAACACCCAGGGGGATTTAACCCAGTTTTCCTTTAGTGCTTCCTATCAATGCATCCATGCCAATGAAGCCCATGAACCTTCGATGGCGGGTTTGTTGTCGGTGCTGAAGGGTTTAGCAGAACAGGAAAAACTCACTTTCTCAACTCAGGTGAATTCTCATTTTGAGGATGCCAGAACGGAAGATTTACCGAATCCAGCGGCACAATTACTCTGGCTGAATAAGGACAGCACCCGCCGCAATCTCGCCCACAGTAAACAACGCAAGCACATCAGTTATCGCATTGATAGTACTTTTACCGTCGATGGGTCAGCGGTGGATTCCGACAATGGGGTGGAAAAGTTTTTCTCGAAAGTGATTCGTCGTTGGGAATCGCTATT
This region includes:
- a CDS encoding type II toxin-antitoxin system death-on-curing family toxin, whose amino-acid sequence is MKEPIWLNAADIYGIHQAVIAASGGQPGILAAGSITASLYKAKNAFYYSQTQDLRDLAAVYAYAFTKNHCFVEANEQVALIVVYTFLAINGVELNAPPAEAARLFREISMGQALQVTEIEKISRWLKRHT
- a CDS encoding histidine kinase, giving the protein MAITIALPDELAEQSMALAAHLDLSLEALAVMALEEILDKHRRQSPADLDLAQKMKIVQRGIEKYQQALIELSQ